GGCGCGGCCCAGTCGGCTCCCTCAGCCCGGGGGGCcggccgcggcccggcccggcagcagcgcgggggaCGGGCGGCCTCCCAGCCGCGACAGCCGCCCCAGGGCCGCCTCCCAGGCCGCCGGGCCTCCCGCGCCAACCGGGCGCCGCCGCCCCTCACCGTGGCCCGCGCCAGGACGAAGACGGCCTCCTGGCTGGCCAGGCTCACGTCCGGGTCCGCCTTCACCAGCGCCTTCACCCGCGCCAGCGGCAGCCGGGCCAAGCGGACCGACCCcggcggccccgctcccgccgcctcctcccccggccccgccacctCCGCGCCCGCCACCAGCACCGGCacggccgctgccgccgctgccgccatcCCGCGCCCAGGGCCGCGCCTGCGCGGGGCCGCCGGGAGGAGCGGGGCCGCCGCGGGGAGGACGGCGGAGGGAGGGACGGGCGGGGGagggcccggccccgccgagcgGGAGGCCGCTGGGGATGCTCCTCCcggcggggctcggggcccgcGGAGCGGCTGtgcgggagcggggctggcagcagagccgggggggctcagcccgaccccccc
This window of the Grus americana isolate bGruAme1 chromosome 28, bGruAme1.mat, whole genome shotgun sequence genome carries:
- the POLE4 gene encoding DNA polymerase epsilon subunit 4 — its product is CPSSLWGRCPTSSARGGSCLWMVLRTRRCIEDPLRGPRAPPGGASPAASRSAGPGPPPPVPPSAVLPAAAPLLPAAPRRRGPGRGMAAAAAAAVPVLVAGAEVAGPGEEAAGAGPPGSVRLARLPLARVKALVKADPDVSLASQEAVFVLARATELFVETIAKDAYVYAQQGKRKTLQRKDLDNAIEAIDEFAFLEGTLD